In a genomic window of Occallatibacter riparius:
- a CDS encoding DUF2158 domain-containing protein codes for MPLKLYRGICVRLKSGGPMMVIFGIDEAGVYCRWLEGGKLKDDIFDAADLEPATQREVAAALDTPRKP; via the coding sequence ATGCCTCTAAAGCTTTATCGCGGAATCTGCGTTCGCCTGAAATCAGGTGGCCCCATGATGGTCATCTTCGGCATCGACGAAGCAGGAGTATATTGCCGCTGGCTGGAAGGCGGAAAGCTGAAAGACGACATCTTCGACGCCGCCGACCTCGAACCCGCTACACAGCGCGAGGTTGCAGCCGCACTGGACACCCCGCGCAAACCATAA
- a CDS encoding nucleoside hydrolase, producing the protein MTKVQSFAVVCALLCSLAGVRPSASQTASSAGSQQLAILDTDIGDDIDDAFALALVLHSPEIKLLGIETAFGDTELRARLVDRYLKAVGRTDIPVLAGKATPHNNVFTQAAYAEREPAHKHKDGVQFLLDQVKAHPGQVTLIAIGPLVNVGEAIRRDPATFKKLKRVVMMGGSVYRGYGNGRPPEPEWNIKLDPEGAKLLFGAGVPITMMPLDSTQIPLDQAERDRLFSFGSPLTDQLTLLYHQWATLTKTATPTLFDPVAAAYTIRPELCPAKPLRIEVDDKGMTKPIDGQPNANVCVESDAKGFVDFLVGRITAAK; encoded by the coding sequence ATGACCAAGGTGCAGTCCTTTGCCGTTGTTTGTGCGCTGCTCTGTTCCCTCGCAGGCGTCCGGCCCTCTGCTTCTCAAACGGCTTCATCGGCGGGCTCGCAGCAGCTTGCGATTCTCGATACGGATATCGGCGATGATATTGACGATGCGTTTGCGCTGGCGCTCGTGCTGCACAGTCCTGAGATCAAGCTGCTGGGCATTGAGACCGCATTTGGCGATACCGAACTGCGGGCCCGGCTTGTCGACCGCTATCTGAAGGCGGTCGGGCGGACGGATATTCCCGTGCTGGCCGGCAAGGCGACGCCGCACAATAACGTGTTCACGCAGGCGGCTTATGCGGAGCGCGAGCCGGCGCACAAGCACAAGGATGGAGTGCAGTTTCTGCTTGACCAGGTCAAGGCGCATCCCGGGCAGGTGACGCTCATTGCGATCGGGCCGCTGGTGAATGTGGGCGAGGCGATCCGGCGCGATCCTGCGACGTTCAAAAAGCTGAAGCGCGTGGTGATGATGGGCGGTAGCGTGTACCGCGGGTATGGAAACGGACGGCCGCCGGAGCCCGAGTGGAATATCAAGCTCGATCCAGAAGGCGCAAAGCTGCTGTTCGGGGCGGGCGTACCGATAACCATGATGCCGCTGGATTCGACGCAGATTCCGCTTGACCAGGCGGAGCGCGACCGGCTGTTTTCCTTCGGGTCGCCGCTGACGGACCAGCTCACACTGCTGTATCACCAGTGGGCGACGTTAACCAAAACGGCCACTCCGACGCTGTTCGATCCGGTGGCTGCGGCCTACACGATCAGGCCGGAGCTGTGCCCGGCGAAGCCGCTGCGGATCGAGGTAGACGACAAGGGGATGACCAAGCCGATTGATGGGCAGCCCAATGCGAATGTCTGTGTCGAGTCGGATGCGAAGGGGTTTGTGGACTTTCTGGTGGGAAGGATTACGGCGGCGAAGTAG
- a CDS encoding S53 family peptidase: MLSRPVAASRARSALSITAALSKARPALAATFLLASSLALSAQTPRPGFHQPLPEPTLRIPDHTPPQIANGTAIFAGHYAPEKMLRLAVALKPPHPVEEEQFLHDLTDKNSPEFHHFLTAEEWNARFSPSAADEEQVLSWARAQGLTITNRYPNRLLVDLEAPAGVLEKVFGVTINSYKVGNDVAYSNDRDPLLPANLHPIVNAVLGMNTIQRMRPSNPKWDAKLADYVPGPAHAEAGSAHGNGKAKAAPMAGAPASNAGGPATNMTNGYIDPSNIYSSQTYNYGGLWNLGHCCNPFHVAGPVDGGSPKESSIAIAAWGDWSISDYQGFAAQYGLAYNLNGWYIDGQPAGGPNGETMLDSEWTTATANSYGSWADTAHIYVYMDGTWSQAGNADMFNQMLNDGYARVFTTSWSCTESTGCSTTATNAWHTIFNSMVGQGWTLLTASGDRGSTDDCYFNNPAHTSVAYPASDPDFVGVGGTSLTLNASGNWVSETGWQGGTSANSCYYNNGGSGGGQSVVFGRPSYQDYYSGATGRLVPDISLNAWGATEQNYYFGGGLHPTGGTSIASPEMAGFFAQENAYLLYIGSICGASYNSACAPYGQPNAALYDEGLNNRSQHNPFYDITTGCNSNDQTATYSLTSYCSHSSYDLVTGWGTANMMQLAWSLNWELLSHSANGVPYLTWTGPAVNHWYNTSQTVSWTVNDYKGNEGPNGTGIAGFWQSWDTPPTDSTTKAHGGSGDLFYSGPQYPNAVNGCLSFVNGANGCAGGVSQGCHTAYAVGWNNEGWTTASFGQSYSYGPICYDYTPPQTLLSISRQPTLPRATTRKYLITLNASDQYSGIAATWIYISGGGSPSLGWQLYRGPFEITVTGPFSVYWESQDNAGNWESLRSASI; encoded by the coding sequence ATGCTCTCTCGCCCTGTCGCCGCCTCTCGTGCCCGATCCGCGCTTTCGATCACCGCCGCGCTTAGCAAAGCCCGGCCGGCACTCGCTGCCACTTTCTTACTCGCAAGCTCTCTGGCTCTGAGCGCCCAGACTCCTCGCCCTGGATTCCACCAGCCTTTACCAGAGCCCACCCTGCGCATACCCGATCACACTCCGCCCCAGATCGCGAACGGAACGGCGATCTTCGCGGGCCACTACGCTCCTGAAAAGATGCTGCGTCTGGCCGTCGCGCTCAAGCCGCCACACCCTGTCGAGGAAGAGCAGTTCCTGCATGATCTGACGGACAAGAACTCGCCCGAATTCCACCACTTCCTCACCGCCGAGGAGTGGAACGCGCGCTTCTCCCCTTCTGCCGCCGACGAGGAACAGGTGCTCAGTTGGGCCAGAGCCCAGGGGCTCACCATCACGAACCGCTACCCCAATCGACTGCTGGTTGACCTCGAGGCTCCTGCAGGCGTCCTTGAGAAGGTCTTCGGCGTCACTATCAACTCCTACAAGGTGGGCAACGACGTCGCCTACTCCAACGATCGCGATCCGCTTCTGCCGGCGAACCTGCACCCCATCGTGAACGCCGTCCTGGGCATGAACACCATCCAGCGCATGCGCCCGTCGAATCCTAAATGGGACGCAAAGCTCGCTGACTACGTTCCCGGCCCAGCCCATGCCGAGGCTGGCTCCGCGCACGGCAACGGCAAAGCCAAAGCCGCCCCGATGGCAGGCGCACCAGCGTCAAACGCCGGTGGACCCGCCACCAACATGACCAACGGCTACATCGATCCCTCGAACATCTACAGCTCCCAAACCTACAACTACGGCGGGCTTTGGAATCTCGGTCACTGCTGCAATCCTTTCCACGTCGCCGGCCCGGTCGACGGCGGCTCGCCCAAGGAATCCTCCATCGCTATCGCTGCCTGGGGAGACTGGAGCATCAGCGACTACCAGGGCTTCGCCGCCCAGTACGGCCTCGCCTATAACCTCAACGGGTGGTACATCGATGGCCAGCCCGCTGGCGGGCCCAATGGCGAGACCATGCTCGACAGCGAATGGACCACGGCCACCGCAAACAGCTACGGCTCGTGGGCCGACACAGCCCACATTTACGTGTACATGGACGGCACGTGGAGCCAGGCCGGCAACGCCGATATGTTCAACCAGATGCTGAACGACGGCTATGCCCGCGTGTTCACCACCAGCTGGAGTTGCACGGAGAGCACCGGCTGCTCCACGACCGCAACCAATGCCTGGCACACGATCTTCAACTCGATGGTGGGCCAGGGCTGGACGCTGTTGACGGCCTCCGGAGACCGCGGCTCGACGGACGACTGCTACTTCAACAACCCGGCTCATACTTCCGTTGCCTACCCCGCATCCGACCCCGACTTCGTCGGTGTGGGCGGCACTTCCCTCACGCTCAATGCCAGCGGCAACTGGGTCAGTGAAACCGGTTGGCAGGGCGGCACCTCCGCCAACTCCTGCTACTACAACAACGGCGGAAGCGGGGGAGGCCAAAGCGTCGTGTTCGGTCGGCCGTCCTACCAGGACTACTACTCCGGTGCGACCGGTCGCCTGGTGCCCGACATCTCCCTGAATGCGTGGGGAGCTACCGAGCAGAACTACTATTTTGGCGGCGGACTCCACCCGACCGGCGGCACCAGCATCGCCTCCCCTGAAATGGCCGGTTTCTTCGCTCAGGAGAACGCCTATCTGCTCTACATTGGTAGTATCTGCGGCGCCTCCTATAACTCGGCCTGCGCCCCCTATGGTCAGCCCAACGCTGCCCTTTACGATGAGGGCCTGAACAACCGTTCGCAGCACAACCCCTTCTACGACATCACCACTGGCTGCAACTCCAATGACCAGACCGCGACCTATAGCCTCACCTCCTATTGCTCGCATTCCAGCTATGACCTGGTAACCGGCTGGGGGACGGCGAACATGATGCAATTGGCGTGGTCACTGAACTGGGAGCTCCTCTCCCACTCGGCCAACGGCGTGCCCTACCTGACCTGGACCGGACCGGCCGTGAACCACTGGTACAACACCAGCCAGACCGTCTCCTGGACCGTCAACGACTACAAGGGAAATGAGGGGCCGAACGGCACCGGGATTGCCGGCTTCTGGCAGTCCTGGGATACCCCTCCCACCGACTCAACCACCAAAGCACATGGCGGCTCCGGAGACCTCTTCTACAGTGGCCCCCAATACCCGAATGCAGTCAACGGCTGCCTCTCCTTCGTGAATGGGGCCAACGGCTGCGCCGGAGGCGTCAGCCAGGGTTGCCATACCGCTTACGCGGTTGGCTGGAACAATGAGGGCTGGACCACCGCTTCCTTCGGACAGTCCTATTCCTACGGGCCCATTTGCTACGACTACACTCCGCCCCAGACCCTGCTTTCCATCTCGAGGCAGCCAACGCTCCCCCGGGCTACGACGCGAAAGTACCTCATTACGCTGAATGCATCCGACCAGTACAGCGGAATCGCCGCCACCTGGATCTACATCAGCGGCGGCGGCTCCCCATCTCTGGGCTGGCAACTATATCGGGGTCCGTTTGAGATAACAGTCACCGGACCCTTCTCCGTGTATTGGGAGAGCCAGGACAACGCTGGCAACTGGGAGTCTCTGAGAAGCGCCTCCATCTAA
- the rpsL gene encoding 30S ribosomal protein S12: MPTFNQLVRKGRTAPRYKTASPALQASPQRRGVCTRVYTQTPKKPNSALRKVARVRLTNGIEVTTYIPGIGHNLQEHSIVLIRGGRVKDLPGVRYHVVRGTLDSVGVANRKQSRSKYGAKRAKGGAATPAKKK; the protein is encoded by the coding sequence TTGCCTACTTTTAATCAACTTGTCCGCAAGGGGCGTACGGCCCCCCGCTACAAGACGGCGTCGCCAGCATTGCAGGCCTCGCCCCAGCGCCGCGGCGTTTGCACCCGCGTGTACACCCAGACGCCCAAGAAGCCGAACTCGGCGCTGCGTAAGGTGGCCCGCGTACGGTTGACCAACGGCATCGAGGTCACCACCTATATTCCCGGCATTGGCCACAATCTGCAGGAGCACTCGATTGTGCTTATCCGCGGCGGCCGTGTGAAGGATCTGCCGGGCGTGCGTTATCACGTGGTCCGCGGCACTCTGGACTCGGTGGGCGTAGCCAACCGGAAGCAGAGCCGTTCGAAGTACGGAGCCAAGCGCGCCAAGGGCGGTGCGGCGACTCCGGCGAAGAAGAAGTAA
- the rpsG gene encoding 30S ribosomal protein S7 — protein MPRKGHISKREVAPDPVYGSTLVTKFVNSMMWGGKKSTAQGIFYQSMKNLEEKGGGDDALKLFKKAVENVKPLLEVKTRRVGGANYQVPIEVNPDRRTSLAIRWLISYGRARGEKGMVDKLTNELLDAANGRGAAMKKKEDVHRMAEANRAFAHYRW, from the coding sequence ATGCCGAGAAAAGGGCACATTTCGAAGCGGGAAGTCGCGCCGGATCCGGTTTACGGGTCGACGCTCGTGACCAAGTTTGTGAACTCCATGATGTGGGGCGGCAAGAAGTCGACCGCGCAGGGCATCTTCTACCAGTCGATGAAGAACCTGGAGGAGAAGGGCGGCGGAGACGATGCGCTCAAGCTGTTCAAGAAGGCCGTGGAGAACGTGAAGCCGCTGCTCGAAGTCAAGACCCGCCGCGTGGGCGGTGCCAACTATCAGGTGCCGATCGAAGTGAATCCCGATCGCCGCACTTCGCTGGCGATCCGCTGGCTGATCAGCTATGGCCGCGCCCGCGGTGAGAAGGGCATGGTCGACAAGCTCACGAATGAGCTGCTCGATGCCGCCAATGGCCGCGGCGCCGCGATGAAGAAGAAGGAAGACGTGCACCGTATGGCAGAAGCCAACCGGGCGTTCGCGCACTACCGCTGGTAG
- the fusA gene encoding elongation factor G → MARNIPLNRCRNIGIMAHIDAGKTTATERILFYTGITHRIGEVHEGTATMDYMEQEQERGITITSAATTCMWNNFRINIIDTPGHVDFTAEVERSLRVLDGAVAVFDSVSGVQPQTETVWRQGDKYKVPRICFVNKMDKNGADFEHVMDTIRKRLGAKPVALQIPIGAEANFKGVVDLIEMKAILWHDETMGAKYSVEEIPENLKKKAEAFRMQLIEVIAETDDVLLEKFLEGETPTKEELKAGIRQAVIDLKVFPVICGSAFKNKGVQTLLDAVVDYLPSPLDKPPVEGINPSHPDEKLYRKVDDSEPMSALVFKLINDPFGKLSFIRIYSGTLKTGDTIVNPRTGKTERIGRLVKMHANKREDITEVLAGDICACVGLKDLKTGDTLSDPHHAIALGAITFPEPVISVAIEPKTKADQEKMGIALSRLADEDPTFKVRTDEDSGQTIISGMGELHLEILVDRMKREHKVEANVGEPKVAFRETIRKAAEGEGKYIRQTGGSGNYGHAKVRIEPNEPGKGYEFVNDIKGGVVPKEYIKPIDQGVQGALELGILAGFPVVDVKVHLYDGSYHEVDSNEMAFKFAGSMAFKDAAKKASPVLLEPVMAVEVTVPEEFMGTIIGDINSRRGRIEGMEHAGGSQLIKAIVPLKEMFGYVNDIRSSTQGRASYSMQFARYEEAPRMIADEIIGRAQGK, encoded by the coding sequence GTGGCTCGCAATATTCCTCTGAATCGTTGCCGGAACATCGGTATCATGGCGCACATCGACGCCGGAAAGACGACAGCGACAGAGCGCATCCTGTTCTACACGGGCATTACGCACCGCATCGGCGAAGTGCACGAAGGCACCGCGACCATGGACTACATGGAGCAGGAGCAGGAACGCGGCATCACTATTACTTCGGCTGCGACGACGTGCATGTGGAACAACTTCCGCATCAACATCATCGACACGCCGGGGCACGTCGACTTTACGGCCGAAGTGGAGCGCTCGCTGCGCGTTCTCGACGGCGCAGTCGCGGTGTTCGACTCTGTTTCCGGCGTTCAGCCGCAGACTGAGACCGTGTGGCGCCAGGGCGACAAGTACAAGGTTCCGCGTATCTGCTTCGTCAACAAGATGGACAAGAACGGCGCGGACTTCGAGCACGTGATGGACACGATCCGCAAGCGGCTGGGCGCGAAGCCTGTGGCTCTGCAGATTCCCATCGGCGCTGAAGCCAACTTCAAGGGCGTGGTCGACCTGATCGAGATGAAGGCGATCCTCTGGCACGACGAGACCATGGGTGCCAAGTACTCGGTCGAAGAGATCCCCGAGAATCTGAAGAAGAAGGCAGAAGCCTTCCGCATGCAGCTCATCGAGGTGATTGCCGAGACCGACGACGTTCTGCTCGAGAAGTTTCTGGAAGGCGAGACGCCGACCAAGGAAGAGCTCAAGGCAGGCATCCGCCAGGCCGTCATCGACCTGAAGGTGTTCCCGGTGATCTGCGGTTCGGCGTTCAAGAACAAGGGCGTGCAGACGCTGCTTGACGCGGTGGTGGATTATCTGCCTTCGCCGCTGGACAAGCCGCCGGTGGAAGGCATCAATCCTTCGCATCCGGACGAGAAGCTCTACCGCAAGGTGGATGACAGTGAGCCAATGTCGGCGCTGGTCTTCAAGCTGATCAACGATCCGTTCGGCAAGCTCTCGTTCATCCGCATCTACTCGGGTACGCTGAAGACGGGCGACACGATTGTCAACCCGCGTACCGGCAAGACGGAGCGCATCGGCCGCCTGGTGAAGATGCACGCCAACAAGCGTGAGGACATCACCGAGGTTCTGGCCGGCGACATCTGCGCCTGCGTGGGCTTGAAGGATCTGAAGACGGGCGACACGCTGAGCGATCCGCACCACGCGATTGCGCTCGGCGCCATCACCTTCCCGGAGCCTGTGATCTCGGTGGCGATTGAGCCGAAGACCAAGGCCGACCAGGAGAAGATGGGTATCGCGCTTTCACGCCTCGCGGATGAGGATCCGACCTTCAAGGTTCGCACCGACGAGGATTCGGGCCAGACAATCATCAGCGGTATGGGTGAACTGCACCTCGAAATTCTTGTGGATCGCATGAAGCGCGAGCACAAGGTCGAGGCCAATGTGGGCGAGCCCAAGGTTGCCTTCCGCGAGACGATCCGCAAGGCTGCAGAGGGTGAAGGCAAGTACATTCGCCAGACGGGCGGTTCGGGCAACTACGGCCACGCGAAGGTTCGCATCGAGCCGAACGAGCCGGGCAAGGGTTACGAGTTCGTCAACGACATCAAGGGTGGCGTGGTTCCGAAGGAATACATCAAGCCCATCGATCAGGGTGTGCAGGGTGCGCTGGAACTGGGCATTCTCGCTGGCTTCCCGGTGGTCGATGTCAAGGTGCATCTCTACGACGGCAGCTACCACGAAGTCGACTCGAACGAAATGGCATTCAAGTTTGCCGGCTCAATGGCATTCAAGGATGCGGCGAAGAAGGCCAGCCCGGTTCTGCTGGAGCCGGTGATGGCGGTCGAAGTGACGGTGCCCGAGGAGTTCATGGGAACCATCATCGGCGACATCAATTCGCGCCGCGGCCGCATCGAGGGCATGGAGCACGCGGGCGGTTCGCAGCTGATCAAGGCGATTGTGCCGCTGAAGGAGATGTTCGGTTACGTGAACGACATCCGCTCCAGCACACAGGGCCGCGCGTCGTACTCGATGCAGTTCGCTCGCTACGAAGAAGCGCCGCGCATGATCGCGGATGAGATCATTGGACGGGCGCAAGGAAAGTGA
- the tuf gene encoding elongation factor Tu, whose product MAKEKFDRSKPHVNVGTIGHIDHGKTTLTAAITKVLSKHNPKIAFRSFDSIDNAPEERERGITIATAHVEYETKNRHYAHVDCPGHADYIKNMITGAAQMDGAILVVAATDGPMPQTKEHVLLARQVGVPSMVVFLNKCDAVEDTELIDLVEMEVRELLSKYQFPGDDVPVIRGSALGALNGEAQWEQKIDELMESVDQYVPQPNRAVDLPFLMPIEDIFSISGRGTVVTGRIERGKVKVGEEVEIVGFRETRKTVVTGVEMFKKQLDEGLAGDNAGLLLRGIPKEDVERGMVLAKTGSITPHTNFKGTVYVLSKEEGGRHTPFFKGYRPQFYFRTTDVTGVAELPEGTEMVMPGDNVELTIELITPVALEKGLRFAIREGGRTVGAGTVAEIIK is encoded by the coding sequence ATGGCGAAGGAAAAATTTGATCGTTCGAAGCCTCACGTGAACGTGGGCACGATTGGACACATCGATCACGGCAAGACGACGTTGACGGCGGCGATCACGAAGGTATTGTCGAAGCACAACCCGAAGATCGCATTCCGTTCGTTCGACTCGATCGACAACGCACCTGAGGAGCGCGAGCGCGGTATCACGATCGCGACGGCGCACGTGGAGTACGAGACCAAGAACCGCCACTACGCGCACGTGGACTGCCCCGGCCACGCCGACTACATCAAGAACATGATCACGGGCGCGGCGCAGATGGACGGCGCCATTCTCGTTGTGGCAGCGACCGATGGTCCGATGCCGCAGACCAAGGAGCACGTGCTCCTGGCCCGCCAGGTGGGCGTGCCTTCGATGGTGGTGTTCCTGAACAAGTGCGATGCGGTGGAAGACACGGAACTGATTGACCTGGTGGAGATGGAAGTGCGCGAGCTTCTGTCGAAGTACCAGTTCCCGGGCGATGACGTTCCGGTGATCCGCGGCTCTGCTCTGGGCGCGCTGAACGGCGAAGCGCAGTGGGAACAGAAGATCGACGAGCTGATGGAGTCGGTGGACCAGTATGTTCCGCAGCCCAACCGCGCGGTGGATCTGCCGTTCCTGATGCCGATTGAAGACATCTTCTCGATCTCGGGCCGCGGCACCGTGGTGACGGGCCGTATCGAGCGCGGCAAGGTGAAGGTGGGCGAGGAAGTCGAGATCGTGGGCTTCCGCGAGACGCGCAAGACGGTTGTGACGGGCGTGGAAATGTTCAAGAAGCAGCTGGACGAAGGTCTGGCTGGGGACAACGCCGGCTTGCTGCTGCGCGGCATTCCCAAGGAAGACGTGGAGCGCGGGATGGTTCTGGCCAAGACCGGATCGATCACGCCGCACACCAACTTCAAGGGCACGGTGTACGTTCTGTCGAAGGAAGAGGGCGGCCGTCATACTCCGTTCTTCAAGGGCTACCGTCCGCAGTTCTACTTCCGTACGACCGACGTGACGGGAGTTGCGGAGTTGCCGGAAGGCACAGAGATGGTGATGCCGGGCGACAACGTGGAATTGACGATCGAGCTGATCACGCCTGTGGCTCTGGAAAAGGGTCTGCGCTTTGCTATCCGCGAAGGCGGACGCACGGTGGGCGCCGGCACGGTTGCGGAAATCATCAAGTAG
- the rpsJ gene encoding 30S ribosomal protein S10, which translates to MVGQRIRIRLKAYDYRVLDTSTGEIVDTAKRTGAQVAGPIPLPTIKNKYCVLRSPHVDKKSREAFEIRTHKRLIDILEPTQQTVDALMKLDLPAGVDVEIKAFEK; encoded by the coding sequence ATGGTAGGACAGAGAATTCGCATCCGGTTGAAGGCATACGACTATCGTGTGCTCGACACCTCTACCGGCGAGATCGTGGATACGGCCAAGCGCACGGGCGCCCAGGTTGCCGGACCGATTCCTTTGCCGACGATCAAGAACAAGTACTGCGTGCTGCGTTCGCCGCACGTGGACAAGAAGTCGCGCGAGGCTTTCGAGATTCGTACGCACAAGCGTCTGATCGACATTCTCGAGCCGACGCAGCAGACGGTGGACGCGCTGATGAAGCTCGATCTCCCGGCCGGCGTGGACGTCGAGATCAAGGCCTTTGAGAAATAG
- the rplC gene encoding 50S ribosomal protein L3 has product MAVTGILGKKIGMTQVFDEKGDVHPITVLQAGPCVVTQLKTMAKDGYEAAQIGLVEFVKASKLTKPEAGHLAKTDAPPVKEIREVAVEAAAEGEEGTKAGDRVLVDIFSDAKFVDVIGTSKGRGFAGVVRRHNFGGGPKSHGHMFQVQGSIGASSFPSRVFPGQRMPGHFGTDQITVRNLRIRGIDLDENLLMVEGAVPGPRDGYVFIRKAVAPPRERRGFAGSGTVDPLKASKKATAKRK; this is encoded by the coding sequence ATGGCAGTTACGGGAATTCTAGGTAAAAAGATCGGTATGACGCAGGTCTTCGACGAAAAGGGCGATGTGCATCCGATTACGGTGCTGCAGGCCGGCCCATGCGTGGTGACGCAGTTGAAGACGATGGCCAAGGACGGCTACGAAGCCGCACAGATCGGACTGGTTGAGTTTGTGAAGGCCAGCAAGCTGACCAAGCCGGAAGCGGGCCATCTGGCCAAGACCGACGCTCCGCCGGTGAAGGAGATCCGCGAAGTGGCCGTTGAAGCCGCTGCGGAAGGCGAAGAGGGCACGAAGGCAGGCGACCGCGTGCTGGTGGACATCTTCAGCGACGCGAAGTTTGTAGACGTGATTGGCACGTCGAAGGGCCGCGGTTTCGCGGGCGTTGTGCGCCGCCACAATTTCGGCGGCGGCCCCAAGTCGCACGGCCATATGTTCCAGGTGCAGGGCTCGATCGGCGCTTCATCGTTCCCGTCGCGCGTGTTCCCCGGACAGAGGATGCCCGGTCACTTCGGGACCGATCAAATCACTGTTCGCAACCTGCGCATCCGTGGCATCGACCTGGACGAGAACCTGCTGATGGTGGAAGGTGCGGTACCTGGCCCTCGCGATGGCTATGTGTTCATCCGCAAGGCTGTGGCTCCGCCGCGTGAACGCCGTGGCTTCGCCGGATCCGGTACGGTCGATCCGCTGAAGGCTTCGAAGAAGGCGACTGCAAAGAGGAAATAA
- the rplD gene encoding 50S ribosomal protein L4, which produces MAQVDVVNLNGEKVGSVELADAVFAADQVNEALLWEAVKHYRASLRQGTHATKNRKLVAGSGKKLWKQKGTGRARVGSVRSPLWRHGGTVHGPQPRSYDYAFPRKKLLGALRSALAAKLADGKLTIVDSLEIAEAKTKLYHNALKKLGVTRTALLVENGKTLSKGLLLGARNLDGVELVLNNEVHPYDLLRYDVAIFSKAAIEQLTEALAKSVSKRKLAAQTEAA; this is translated from the coding sequence ATGGCACAAGTGGATGTAGTTAATCTGAATGGGGAAAAGGTGGGCTCGGTCGAGCTGGCCGATGCGGTGTTTGCCGCTGACCAGGTGAACGAAGCCCTGCTGTGGGAGGCGGTGAAGCATTATCGCGCCTCACTGCGCCAGGGCACGCACGCCACCAAGAACCGCAAGCTCGTGGCCGGCTCCGGCAAGAAGCTGTGGAAGCAGAAGGGCACGGGCAGGGCTCGCGTCGGCTCGGTGCGGTCTCCTTTGTGGAGACATGGCGGCACGGTCCACGGACCTCAGCCGCGCAGCTACGACTATGCCTTCCCGCGCAAGAAGCTGCTGGGCGCGCTGCGCTCGGCTCTCGCGGCCAAGCTGGCTGACGGCAAGCTGACGATCGTCGACTCGCTCGAGATCGCCGAGGCCAAGACCAAGCTCTACCACAACGCGCTGAAGAAGCTGGGCGTGACCCGTACGGCGCTGCTCGTGGAGAACGGCAAGACCCTCAGCAAGGGCCTGCTGCTCGGCGCGCGCAACCTGGACGGCGTGGAGCTGGTGCTGAACAACGAAGTGCATCCGTATGATCTGCTCCGCTATGACGTGGCCATCTTCTCGAAGGCCGCTATCGAGCAGCTCACGGAAGCTCTCGCGAAATCGGTGTCGAAGCGCAAGCTCGCGGCACAGACGGAGGCTGCGTAA
- a CDS encoding 50S ribosomal protein L23 — MPTLYTTIRRPLITEKGLNVKETEGTLVFDVAPEATKTEVKQAVEALFKVKVAAVRTSNVLGKERRRGKFAGFRPDWKKAYVRLKAGEKMPEYVSNL, encoded by the coding sequence ATGCCGACACTCTATACGACGATTCGCCGCCCCCTCATCACTGAGAAGGGCCTGAATGTAAAGGAAACCGAAGGGACGCTGGTGTTCGATGTGGCTCCCGAAGCGACCAAGACCGAAGTGAAGCAGGCTGTTGAGGCTCTGTTCAAGGTCAAGGTGGCAGCGGTTCGCACTTCCAACGTTCTGGGCAAGGAGCGCCGCCGCGGCAAGTTCGCGGGCTTCCGCCCCGACTGGAAGAAGGCATACGTCCGGCTCAAGGCCGGCGAGAAGATGCCGGAGTACGTGAGCAACCTGTAA